In Fusarium oxysporum Fo47 chromosome IX, complete sequence, the following proteins share a genomic window:
- a CDS encoding uncharacterized protein (uncharacterized protein family) has product MALSKHLLALMLAGLSYATRDHKRGLCFVPNTEKPQDDKIWVQNGSDITWYYNYGDKPSAVYKDVPQEQFEFVPMMWGVGPDSSDTTFLQNVKSLMEDGVNITHVLGFNEPDAGNDVGGSNLDPKVAAEAWVANFEPLGEMGVKLGLPACTGGWGSMPWLKQFLGNCSAIKSQNGPKRNCTWDYLPVHWYDNFEGLASHIGERLAEWPNSTIWVTEYAYAHQDPQPTEQFFKQTLKWFDESAFIGRYTYFGAFRSDVSNVGPNAAFLSNSGGLTTIGAQYLGLNTTGENNASHTKVSLPSVGLLAVVLAVVVKTIM; this is encoded by the exons ATGGCTTTGTCAAAGCATCTCCTGGCTCTCATGCTAGCCGGTCTCTCGTACGCCACCCGCGATCATAAGAGAGGGCTTTGCTTCGTTCCCAACACCGAGAAACCTCAGGACGACAAAATTTGGGTCCAGAACGGCAGCGATATCACCTGGTACTACAACTATGGAGACAAGCCCTCTGCTGTATATAAGGATGTTCCTCAAGAACAGTTCGAGTTCGTACCTATGATGTGGGGTGTAGGACCCGACTCAAGCGATACGACATTCCTGCAAAATGTCAAGAGCCTCATGGAAGATGGGGTCAACATCACGCATGTCTTGGGATTCAATGAACCCGATGCTGGCAACGATGTGGGGGGAAGCAATCTCGACCCAAAGGTCGCTGCCGAGGCTTGGGTCGCGAACTTTGAGCCGCTGGGTGAGATGGGTGTAAAATTGGGTCTTCCTGCTTGTACAGGTGGATGGGGTAGCATGCCATGGCTCAAGCAGTTCTTGGGCAATTGCTCCGCGATCAAGAGTCAAAATGGGCCTAAAAGAAACTGCACATGGGACTATCTGCCTGTGCATTGGTACGACAACTTTGAAGGCCTTGCCTCTCACATTGGTGAACGTCTTGCCGA GTGGCCCAACTCTACTATATGGGTGACAGAATACGCCTACGCGCACCAAGACCCTCAACCGACAGAACAATTCTTCAAGCAGACTCTTAAATGGTTCGACGAGTCAGCCTTCATTGGGAGATACACCTATTTCGGCGCCTTTCGCTCAGATGTATCCAATGTTGGCCCTAACGCCGCCTTCCTGTCAAATAGTGGTGGTCTGACAACCATCGGTGCTCAATACTTGGGACTCAACACGACTGGTGAGAACAATGCTTCGCATACGAAAGTGAGTTTACCCAGCGTGGGTCTGTTGGCTGTGGTGCTGGCTGTTGTGGTTAAAACAATTATGTAG